A stretch of Malus sylvestris chromosome 11, drMalSylv7.2, whole genome shotgun sequence DNA encodes these proteins:
- the LOC126590037 gene encoding protein SRG1-like, translated as MEERAFAGKSLYGGSLLVPSVQELVKKPILTIPTRYIQPHHQEIISSDHHAHQIPSIDMQKLLSQESTISEAELARLHFACQEWGFFQLVNHGVSSSLLEKMKTETQEFFNLPMEEKKIFSQQPGDIEGFGQSFVVSEEQKLDWADTFFLTTLPVQLRKPRLLPKLPSPFRETLETYSLELKNLAMTILSQMEKALQMETNEATNIFEGALQAVRVNYYPPCPQPGKVLGLTPHSDGGALTILLQVNEMDGLQVKKDGIWVPVKPLPDAFIVNIGDVLEVITNGMYRSIEHRATVNSEKERLSIATFYNPRVDGEIGPASSLITEQTPAAFKRMSVEEYFKAFFDRKLHGKSFLDELRIK; from the exons ATGGAAGAAAGGGCATTCGCCGGGAAGAGCTTGTACGGTGGTTCTCTTCTTGTTCCTAGTGTTCAAGAATTAGTAAAGAAGCCAATACTCACAATCCCAACCAGATACATACAGCCTCATCATCAAGAGATCATCAGTTCTGATCATCATGCGCATCAAATACCATCCATTGACATGCAGAAATTGCTTTCACAAGAATCAACCATTTCTGAAGCTGAACTAGCCAGGCTCCATTTTGCTTGCCAAGAGTGGGGTTTCTTTCAG TTGGTGAACCATGGTGTGAGCTCTTCCTTGTTGGAGAAAATGAAGACAGAAACTCAAGAGTTCTTCAACCTACCCATGGAAGAGAAGAAAATTTTTTCGCAACAGCCAGGAGAcattgaaggttttggacaatcCTTTGTAGTTTCTGAAGAGCAAAAACTCGATTGGGCTGACACTTTCTTCTTGACCACCCTTCCTGTCCAACTGAGGAAGCCTCGCTTACTCCCAAAACTCCCTTCTCCTTTCAG AGAGACTTTAGAAACTTACTCATTGGAACTGAAAAACCTAGCCATGACTATCCTATCACAAATGGAAAAAGCTTTGCAGATGGAAACCAATGAAGCGACCAACATATTCGAAGGTGCATTGCAAGCGGTGAGGGTGAACTATTACCCTCCGTGTCCTCAGCCGGGGAAAGTCCTCGGTCTGACCCCTCACTCTGATGGTGGAGCTCTCACCATCCTCCTACAAGTCAATGAAATGGATGGCCTCCAAGTAAAGAAAGATGGGATTTGGGTTCCTGTGAAGCCACTACCAGATGCCTTTATTGTGAATATTGGAGACGTTCTAGAG GTTATAACAAATGGGATGTATCGTAGCATTGAACATCGTGCAACTGTGAACTCTGAAAAAGAAAGGCTCTCAATCGCCACATTTTACAACCCCAGAGTTGATGGTGAAATCGGCCCGGCCTCTAGCTTGATCACTGAGCAAACACCTGCAGCATTTAAAAGGATGAGTGTTGAAGAATATTTCAAAGCATTTTTTGATCGTAAGCTTCATGGAAAGTCTTTTCTTGACGAATTGAGGATTAAGTAA